The genomic region GTACATGACTAAAACgagttacatacagacatcataTACCAATCGATACTTGACGTATACCATACCAACTCATTTTAGTAAGTTTACATTGTGCTAAAAGAAAATTATGACAAAAAATGTGGTCACCGATTTTTGAACTTTTGGTGTGTATGAAACTGCAATAGTCACGGGGTCATGGGATCCCGCCTTTTTCTGTTTCCATAACGCccccaatatacatgtagtccaATGTATAGACGATGTGTTgttacgagggctgattgataagttgtgagcctcgtatttaAGGAGGTACTGAAGGGTGTTCCTTTTAAGTCCTGCCATTCTCtgacaacttatcaatcagccctcgtagaTCAATAGCTGTCGGAGTTTGAATGGTTGGTACCTTATATGTATATCCTATAGATGATGTATCGTTAGAACTGAGGATATGGAGGTTTTTATGGATGGTACATTTgcaattatatacatgtatgtaatagtGGATTTTACCTGTCACAGGCGCTTCTGACGTTGTTCGAGAAAGAGACAAAGTTTCGGGAGCAAATTGTTCTTCTAATGAAAGGTGAGCAGAACGAGCCGTGGTACATGAAGGTGACACCTAAAGGAACAGTCCCCGCATTAGAAGTCCCAGGGACTGTCCTGACTGACTCGGAGGATATCGTCAACTACTTGGATAAACAACTGGATACTGGTGAGTACAGTTAATGATAAACAACTGGATACTGGTGAGAACAgttaatgataatgtaaaataGCGATCAAGGGATTTGTGGTGGGTCCTTCGTCTGTATACGTtttgttaaccaacaaccacCAAAAGCAATAATTACCAAATCCAACAATCAGCAAAATCAACAACCACCAGAACCAACCAACGCCAAACGATTACAAAATCATCAATCACAAAATCCAACAATCGGTAAAATCAACAACCACCAAAACTAATaatcacaaacaacaacaaccaacAATTAGTAAAATCAACAATAGCTTAAATCAACAGTCAGAAATATAACAATCGCTAAAACCAATATTCACTAGAATCAACATCCACCATAATATAAAAACCAATAATCACTAGAATCAACATCAAccataatataaaaacaaataaccaCTAAAATCAACATCCACCATAATGTAAAAACCAATAATCACTAAAATTAACATCCACCATAATATAAAAACCAATAATCACTAGAATCAACATCCACCATACTGTAAAAACCAATAATCACTAAAATCAACATCCACCATAATGTAAAAACCAATAATCACTAAAATCAACATCCACCATAATGTAAAAACCAATAATCACTAAAATCAACATCCACCATAATATAAAAACCAATAATCACTAAAATCAACATCCACCATAATATAAAAACCAATAATCACTAAAATCAACATCCACCATAATATAAAAACCAATAATCACTAAAATCAACATCCACCATAATGTAAAAACCAATAATCACTAAAATCAACATCCACCATAATATAAAAACCAATAATCACTGAAATCAACATCCAccataatattaaaaaataataactaaAATCATCACTAAAATCAACATCcaccatgatataatacagcCTCCATGTAGGAAGTGTTTACAAACTAATAAACAATTccaaataaaatacaatctGAGCGATAGATAAATAATCATGATGTCATTTTATTAATCTGTCACGCAGAATGCAATCATACTGGAATGAATGCAATACGATATTATGATTCAAGAGTGCAATTTTGTTACTGTCTTCGTATCAAGTGAATGTTATCAGGTCTGTTGTAAATGTTCTCAATGACTTATATAATTGAAGTGTAATCATTTTTGACTAAATATCCAATGTCACAGAACACAGGATATATCAGATATACGGGAATTTTCTCAAATGTGGAAATTTTCCTTTGGCATCACAGTAAGACCGGAGATAAATAATTCTACCTCATGTTAAGTTGTACGATTCCACAACTGTTTAACACCGAATGTGTAatcgatgttttttttttaatttacatctGTTTGATATTGGtttacgtcctatcaacatATAACGCATGTAAGGACGCCTCCCTCCCCGTATGCGTGCATTGAATGTTTGTGTATGTCTCATCGTGACAGCGCGTATACGTAGCTATAGCTACCTATAGCTACTTCATAGTGTtgtctcactgaagcatacggCAAAGGAGATATTGCCTCAGGGCACCGTATCATGTCGTCACATATTACTGAAAACCTGCACTATATCGTATGCGGGTAACACGGCTCTATGGTTTAGGATGCTtaatggttttactgtattccTTCGTAGGGACCAAACTGATACCAAGCACTGAAACCAAGATTGGACAGGAAGTCGAGAAGTGGCGAAAACAGTTTAACGCCTTAAACATAGGAGTGATTACTTATGGAACCGTGTTTTACCCTGAGCTGTCAACAACAGGGATCAAAGTTCCGGCGGCTATACGGAAATCACTCGATGCAGGTAATGTCTTGATGAATTGTTAAGACTGCGATATGTAAATTCATTTCTTTAAAGACGAAATATTATTTtgagtttgaaaaaaatattttggattGTGCCTTTCGTTaattatttttcactttttgttataattttattgtatatatatcattggcaatatcaattttgtatttgttgtcCGATACATACTAAGTAACAGTGACCCTGTCCTActcacattatatcatacatttgtGTACCTGGTAGTTtaaaggactcgcacaactaaatcagccaatcagctggaaccaagtccctgaggaaaatgtgtttcttacgtttgtagctgttttcctgagtaaatgatatatgaaatgggtacttattatatacgagaataaagtgtagggtcttgaggtttggaaaataaaaatatatactcCTACTGATaatagaatggcgtaggattcgaggtgtaaaaaggcgagaattccccaggtgggggttccccagtgtactgttaatgtcagggttactgtctttcaggtacccgtgtgctctaatatgccattaaaactatacaataacaacatttatccggtagaaaaaaacttcaaactttaatttgatataaatttcacatcattagaacttcaaacgagcgaataaagggcattagtaataacatatagtaaattatttggTTGTGTGAGTCCTTAACACCGACGAACATGCTAGTTATACTATACACTTggtacaatacatgtgatagttCATCCCCATAACTGACCCACTGTATATGGATGATTTACATGGGTTATGGAAGATTTAAAGAAATCAtcacagatacatatatattgtatacattattcTACGAATGTACCTCCCCGTCATGTTACGAGTAGCCTTATTTGCATTTACGAAACGACTTGTATGGTATTATTCACCCCACGACAGCAAAGGAATCCATGCGGAATGGCCGAAAAACACTCCAGGAAAAGGCAGACAAGTACCCAGAACACAGAGAGGATTTCCTCGCTAAAATGAACATGCACGACGAACGGGTAGGGAAAATGGAAAACAAGGAGCTTGTTATACAGTACCTGAACGAGCTGGATACACTGTTTGATCAGATAGAATCGAGGCTGGCTGAAACGCGTAAAGGTAAGTGTTTAAGTGGTAAGTGTTCAGTGGGTGGTTAGTGTTTAGAGTAAGTATTAAGTGTTTAGATGGTGGTTAGTGTTTAGATTTAGTGTTAAGTGATACGTGTTTACTGATAATGATTTTGTGGAAAAtgttttgtggtttgtgttaAGTGATACGTGTTAGTGATGAGCATTCAGTGGCGTTAATACGATCTAGATGtgatatgatataaaatgtttaattgGTGTTATTGTTAATTGGTAGATGTTTAATGAAACGTTTTTAGTGGCAAACGTGTATTGGTTAATGTGTAAGTGATTTGCGTGGGGAAGTTGGTGTTTGGTAAGAAATCTTTAGTGGTAAATATTGAGTTATTTGTGTCCAGTGATTAATGTAAATGACTTGTGTTTAGTGGTAAGTACTTTGTTGTGAgtgttatgttgtttttttacttaTATGACAGGATTAGACGTTTGTGGTAAGTTCTATTCAAATCTTTCGGACAatcatatataacaaagataccaATTACGTTTCGTATGGTATCCATGCTgatctgtatttttgtttacttgCTCGGGGTTGGCACTTTGATTGTATTACAACATTAACCTCTAGATCTACTTGTTATATAACCCTGTGAAACATCGCCATAACTTTAGAACCCTTTACATGTTCTACAGTACAGGACATTTGAAACAATGACTATCACTTCAACGAAACTAAGTTGGTTAAAATGACCATTTGTTATGTTTTCTGATTCTCATCATATGGTAATtgtttttggaaatattttaaatgttttccaCCGTCATTATTACGGCTGTCATTCGCTCTATGTGTTTCGGCTTTTGATATTTTACGAGTCCATTTTCGATATATATGGTTTGTTTTCACTGGATCACGCGACAATAATGAGATACGATGTTTGTTTACAGAGCAAGGAGTGGCAGACAGCTGGCTTGTCGGATCCCGGTTCACCATGGCGGATATTAATCTAGTCATCTTGCTGGACCGGCTCAGTTTTCTAGGAATGGAGGCACGGTACTTCACGCCCTCCAAACGACCTTTGACATACGACTTTTACGTACGGATGGGCAAGCGCAAAAGTGTTCAACAACTTCGAGAGAAATTTCAGAGTGTTTCGAAGATAATGCTCGGTCGGATGTTAAAGAAGTCTATTCCTGTTGTGGTGGGAGTACTAGGAGTATTAGCTGGTGTATTCTATTGGAAAGGCAGGGCAAAGTAATAGTAAACAAACTGACAAAAGTATCTCTTGTTTCCGTTGTAGGTCGGCAGTATCTCATAAAAATTGTATTCTGAAATGTTTGGTATTAGTGAAATGTATTAAGCGAGAATTTGATTAAAACGTTGTAATTTCTGGTTGAAAACGTCATCAAACTTTGTAATATGTGGTAAATGTATTCGCCATTATGGATATGTACATATGATTGTATAGCTATAGTTTTGTAGAGGATGTAAGGACATTTAGCATAGATGAAGCTCAGTCATGAAgaattaataaaaatcaaattgaatttaaaatgttttaaactttttttctttatgaCAGTTGCTT from Pecten maximus chromosome 11, xPecMax1.1, whole genome shotgun sequence harbors:
- the LOC117337553 gene encoding ganglioside-induced differentiation-associated protein 1-like, coding for MADLKLYYFPTSFYSQKALLTLFEKETKFREQIVLLMKGEQNEPWYMKVTPKGTVPALEVPGTVLTDSEDIVNYLDKQLDTGTKLIPSTETKIGQEVEKWRKQFNALNIGVITYGTVFYPELSTTGIKVPAAIRKSLDAAKESMRNGRKTLQEKADKYPEHREDFLAKMNMHDERVGKMENKELVIQYLNELDTLFDQIESRLAETRKEQGVADSWLVGSRFTMADINLVILLDRLSFLGMEARYFTPSKRPLTYDFYVRMGKRKSVQQLREKFQSVSKIMLGRMLKKSIPVVVGVLGVLAGVFYWKGRAK